In Candidatus Vicinibacter proximus, the following are encoded in one genomic region:
- a CDS encoding DUF2357 domain-containing protein has product MNLYDRYIDKIVLEKDLPNQIDFGRYCIMDNDGGFKDITYSNFQTNKAISQELLLAKNKSIQEIFIDISIDIDKAGNDNFNVIPLIRRIKNKLGLNEFEKQLYEKVFHLEEIFRVPHYLLEREIEKVNVSRAKRIPSKSYQYLASHTEDWIHKSIVSFKPSRILNEELELNFDIYENQLTVAFLERCLVYLNSRMKEIQDIKSFLSEYEKLLKNRNDQKGWYKKINRNLSLIGAVYEDDHFHGKSKDGSTLTETEETLNQINKRLLLLRKSDLFDLVNKRATQSISLRNTNVLVNHKHYRYIKSLWIELEKVKPEKSDSEKIKFEQDVFKGLRAYGKSLFTYILKNNLEYELNGNYKNLSGQHLLLSKVNFIETDKGAFLLTIGNYQIKIVIIGNEPIVDDNLYSSLKSKNTFVLYFAEQTIIGNSKLIQINPLDPDSIERLGTLVRKFLLMAYLDNIFNEYEFKHLLKDYIKYIPTQFIDFISYSYKFHSFPKTKLSFEEVKKAIENDSVFKSKCRPDQDNILKAISDLLEEIELNAIRLKDDYLNCFNCGEKLHSFHIEKLNYLKCTSCQCLIDSSNNEK; this is encoded by the coding sequence ATGAATCTATATGACAGATATATAGATAAAATTGTCTTGGAAAAAGACCTGCCAAATCAAATTGATTTTGGTAGATATTGTATTATGGATAATGACGGAGGTTTTAAGGATATTACTTATTCAAACTTTCAAACAAATAAAGCAATCAGCCAGGAATTACTTTTAGCGAAAAATAAAAGCATACAGGAAATATTCATTGATATTTCAATTGACATAGACAAAGCAGGAAATGATAATTTTAATGTAATACCATTAATCCGTAGAATCAAAAATAAATTAGGATTAAATGAGTTTGAAAAACAACTTTATGAAAAGGTTTTTCACCTCGAAGAGATATTCAGAGTGCCGCATTATTTGCTTGAAAGAGAGATAGAGAAAGTGAATGTATCCAGAGCAAAGAGGATACCTTCTAAAAGTTATCAATACCTGGCGTCACATACAGAAGATTGGATTCATAAAAGCATTGTAAGTTTTAAACCAAGCAGAATTCTTAATGAAGAATTGGAGTTGAATTTTGATATTTATGAAAATCAACTGACGGTTGCTTTTCTTGAAAGATGCTTGGTTTATCTTAATTCAAGGATGAAGGAAATCCAGGATATCAAATCTTTTCTATCTGAATATGAAAAACTACTTAAAAACAGAAACGACCAAAAGGGATGGTATAAAAAGATAAATAGAAATCTGAGTTTGATTGGTGCTGTTTATGAAGATGACCATTTTCATGGCAAAAGCAAAGATGGATCAACATTAACTGAAACAGAGGAAACTTTGAATCAAATCAATAAAAGGCTTTTGCTACTTCGCAAAAGTGACCTTTTCGACTTGGTAAACAAACGAGCCACACAATCTATTTCGCTTCGCAATACGAATGTATTAGTAAATCACAAACATTACAGGTATATAAAATCTTTATGGATTGAACTTGAGAAGGTGAAGCCAGAAAAAAGCGATTCGGAAAAAATCAAATTTGAACAAGATGTTTTTAAAGGACTTAGAGCTTATGGTAAAAGTCTATTTACATATATCTTAAAAAACAATTTGGAATACGAACTTAATGGGAATTATAAAAATCTAAGTGGTCAACATTTGCTTTTAAGCAAAGTAAATTTCATAGAAACAGACAAAGGAGCTTTTCTACTTACGATTGGTAATTACCAAATCAAAATTGTCATTATTGGCAATGAACCTATTGTTGATGATAATCTTTACTCATCACTAAAAAGCAAGAATACTTTCGTCTTGTATTTTGCTGAGCAAACAATAATAGGTAATTCAAAGCTAATTCAAATAAATCCATTAGACCCTGATAGTATTGAACGCTTAGGTACTTTGGTCAGAAAGTTCCTTTTGATGGCATATTTAGATAATATCTTCAACGAGTATGAATTTAAACACCTTCTAAAAGATTATATAAAATATATACCAACTCAATTCATAGATTTTATCAGCTATAGTTACAAGTTTCATTCATTCCCCAAAACAAAACTATCATTTGAAGAAGTAAAAAAAGCTATTGAGAACGACTCAGTATTTAAATCCAAATGCAGACCTGACCAGGATAACATCTTAAAAGCAATTTCTGATTTGCTTGAGGAAATAGAATTGAATGCGATTCGGCTAAAGGACGATTATTTGAACTGTTTCAATTGTGGTGAAAAACTACATTCATTCCACATTGAAAAACTAAATTACCTCAAATGTACATCCTGCCAATGTTTGATTGATAGTTCAAATAATGAAAAATAA
- a CDS encoding WYL domain-containing protein, with amino-acid sequence MSINKNAYLRYQILDKCFSNKYKIYFIEDLLDEVNKALEDFNGSGSKIERRQLFDDIKFMESEAGWSIPLERIKDGKKVKYRYSEDNFSIKNQKISDEELDAINAALMVLLRFRGLPQFEWINELVPKLQSLFQQDETIEVISFDQNEFLIGLEHLPMLYKSIIKETTLVIEYQSFKDTNPKLLKIHPYCLKQFNKRWFLFGLNNTDKLLYNLPLDRIKNIKPDSTKFKKNTGTNFKEYFEDIVGVSFQANSKPIKIKMQLDNEIAPYILTKPLHGSQKKIESNDKGLIIQIEVIPNHELKQLLLSYGDGLEILSPKSFRVEIFNTITRMNKKYNKTETLS; translated from the coding sequence ATGAGTATCAATAAAAACGCTTATCTAAGATACCAGATACTTGATAAATGCTTTAGCAACAAGTACAAAATTTATTTTATCGAGGATTTACTGGATGAAGTGAATAAGGCATTGGAAGACTTCAATGGTTCCGGTTCTAAAATAGAAAGAAGGCAACTTTTTGATGACATCAAATTTATGGAAAGTGAAGCAGGTTGGTCAATTCCATTAGAAAGAATTAAAGATGGTAAAAAGGTAAAATATCGCTATAGTGAAGATAACTTCAGCATCAAAAATCAAAAGATAAGTGATGAAGAATTAGATGCTATTAATGCTGCATTGATGGTTCTATTGCGTTTCAGAGGGCTTCCTCAGTTTGAATGGATTAACGAATTGGTTCCTAAACTACAATCGCTATTTCAGCAAGATGAAACAATTGAAGTGATAAGCTTTGACCAAAATGAATTTCTCATAGGTTTAGAGCATTTACCAATGCTTTATAAAAGCATTATAAAGGAAACAACTCTTGTAATTGAATACCAATCATTCAAAGACACAAATCCTAAATTGTTAAAAATTCATCCCTATTGTTTGAAACAATTCAATAAAAGATGGTTTCTATTTGGCCTTAACAATACAGACAAACTACTCTATAATTTACCATTAGACAGAATTAAAAACATTAAACCTGATTCAACTAAATTCAAGAAAAATACTGGCACAAATTTCAAGGAATACTTTGAAGACATTGTTGGAGTTAGTTTTCAAGCAAATAGTAAACCGATTAAAATAAAGATGCAACTGGATAACGAAATTGCTCCCTACATATTGACCAAACCGCTGCACGGTTCGCAAAAGAAGATTGAGTCAAATGACAAAGGTCTTATTATTCAAATAGAAGTTATCCCTAACCATGAATTGAAGCAACTTCTTCTGTCATATGGAGACGGTCTTGAAATACTTTCACCAAAATCATTCAGAGTCGAAATTTTTAACACTATTACCCGAATGAACAAAAAATATAATAAAACAGAAACCCTATCATGA
- a CDS encoding TauD/TfdA family dioxygenase produces MNHNISPNKNGIGVTIDKINLASDLSATLIIQIQDLLSKYKVVVFKDQHLTDEQLSDFAFRFGPPFVPDNKFPVLGSKDSSNPIVIVGNQAHEYSNSYLGHQEVLPHSDHQWLKCPSSASLLYALDIHLNSAPTVWFDMVQAYNMLDSETKSIIEEINSITYNPFYRPFGSVSAKYVDRNIDIPPGDTFPHPLVRTHPLTKEKILYLNIAYELDFVGVPYKVGNELFSKLNDHIINLSYKYEHHWHNGDLVFWDNRSTIHYRPSFDSSIRRVLKRVTIGGEMPY; encoded by the coding sequence ATGAATCATAATATATCCCCAAATAAAAATGGTATAGGTGTAACAATTGATAAAATAAATTTAGCTAGCGATTTATCTGCTACTTTAATAATTCAAATTCAGGATTTACTTAGTAAGTATAAAGTTGTCGTCTTTAAAGACCAACACTTAACTGATGAACAATTAAGTGATTTTGCTTTTCGTTTTGGACCTCCATTTGTACCTGATAATAAATTTCCTGTATTAGGCAGCAAGGATTCTAGTAATCCGATTGTGATAGTTGGAAATCAAGCACATGAATATTCTAATTCATATTTGGGGCATCAAGAAGTACTGCCGCATTCAGATCACCAGTGGTTAAAATGTCCATCATCAGCATCTTTGCTATACGCATTGGATATTCATCTAAATTCTGCACCAACTGTATGGTTCGATATGGTACAGGCATACAATATGCTTGATTCTGAAACCAAATCGATTATTGAAGAAATAAATTCAATTACGTATAATCCTTTTTATAGACCATTTGGTTCTGTTTCAGCGAAATATGTTGATAGAAACATTGATATTCCTCCGGGGGATACCTTCCCTCATCCTTTGGTTAGAACGCATCCTCTTACTAAAGAAAAAATTCTTTACTTGAATATTGCATATGAGTTAGATTTTGTTGGTGTTCCTTATAAAGTTGGAAATGAATTGTTTTCAAAATTGAATGACCATATAATTAACCTTAGTTACAAATACGAACATCATTGGCATAATGGTGATTTGGTATTCTGGGACAATCGGTCTACGATACATTACAGACCGTCATTTGATTCCAGTATTAGAAGGGTTTTAAAGCGTGTAACGATTGGCGGTGAAATGCCTTATTGA
- a CDS encoding Gfo/Idh/MocA family oxidoreductase translates to MAINKKSNIILIGCGPHARRVYLPALHRISNIKLELIIDLESQGSEVLKAAKNFEQTELWLIQPFTDFMPAELAKRLSNFVREKEISGVIIATEPLVHKAYAEWALQNGLNILMDKPITTRVNAISDLSNAEGILDDYFILLDKYKKLQFEK, encoded by the coding sequence ATGGCAATCAATAAAAAATCAAATATTATATTAATTGGTTGTGGCCCACATGCCAGGCGGGTTTACCTTCCTGCTTTGCATAGAATCAGCAATATTAAATTAGAATTAATAATTGACTTAGAAAGCCAAGGTTCGGAAGTTCTTAAGGCTGCAAAAAATTTTGAACAAACTGAGTTATGGTTAATTCAACCATTTACAGATTTTATGCCTGCTGAATTAGCAAAGAGACTTTCAAATTTTGTTCGAGAAAAAGAAATATCTGGTGTAATAATAGCCACTGAACCACTAGTACATAAAGCTTATGCCGAATGGGCATTACAAAATGGTTTAAATATTCTTATGGATAAACCAATAACAACCAGGGTAAACGCTATAAGTGACCTTTCAAATGCGGAAGGGATACTGGATGATTATTTTATCTTACTAGATAAATACAAAAAATTACAGTTTGAAAAATAA
- a CDS encoding glyoxylate/hydroxypyruvate reductase A, with product MKTILIQSDVKGAEEFRNYLKGTFADFNVVTSIKEVELSEIEVVIIWLNIPPFLKSLPNLKLILSCGSGVEHIIDSPYLSPVVPLVRLVDDYLINRVSNYVVEQILEKYFPNTNIVNITEDQPEIFKTIHQNKIRVGILGLGLLGSASATKLINFGFEVSGWVSTKKERVIDDVFIGEAELCNFAKKCNVLVCQLPLTSETKGILNTHLFNFLPDASFLINVGRGGHLVESDLILALENKKLSGACLDVLEVEPIPLNHPFNKYPNIKVTPHVAGYIGPDTQAPYASKVIKDFFNNDIIKGVVNYNTFY from the coding sequence ATGAAAACAATACTAATTCAATCTGATGTAAAAGGTGCTGAGGAGTTTCGTAATTATTTAAAAGGAACTTTTGCTGATTTCAATGTAGTAACTTCAATAAAGGAAGTAGAATTATCTGAAATAGAAGTTGTAATTATTTGGCTTAATATACCGCCATTCCTAAAAAGTTTGCCTAATTTGAAATTGATACTCTCCTGTGGTAGCGGAGTAGAACACATTATTGACTCTCCATATCTTTCCCCTGTAGTACCTCTTGTTAGACTCGTTGATGACTATTTGATAAATCGTGTTTCAAATTACGTTGTTGAGCAAATTTTAGAAAAATACTTCCCTAATACCAATATTGTAAATATTACTGAAGACCAGCCAGAAATATTTAAAACAATTCATCAAAATAAAATTAGGGTAGGGATTTTGGGCTTGGGGCTATTAGGTTCTGCAAGTGCAACTAAACTTATAAATTTCGGCTTTGAGGTATCTGGTTGGGTTAGCACAAAGAAGGAAAGAGTAATTGATGATGTATTTATTGGAGAGGCTGAACTTTGCAATTTTGCAAAGAAATGCAATGTTTTAGTATGTCAATTGCCATTAACGAGTGAAACAAAAGGGATTTTAAACACACACCTTTTCAATTTTTTACCTGACGCATCTTTTTTAATTAATGTTGGCAGGGGTGGCCATCTGGTAGAGTCTGATCTTATTCTTGCTTTAGAAAACAAAAAGCTATCAGGTGCATGCCTTGATGTTTTAGAAGTGGAACCTATACCATTGAACCATCCATTTAATAAATATCCCAATATAAAAGTTACTCCTCATGTCGCTGGATATATAGGGCCAGATACCCAAGCACCTTATGCTTCAAAGGTGATTAAAGACTTTTTCAACAACGATATAATCAAGGGGGTAGTAAATTATAATACCTTTTATTAA
- a CDS encoding polysaccharide deacetylase family protein, producing the protein MINSNSTNINILLYHQIGDAPDSKTNPNCFCSVKEFSNQMFFLKNSNYKVISLNEAMDMILKINNIDANYVVLTFDDGCEKFYDVTFPVLEKFNFPSTIYPLAGFLGKHAIINGHEYKSLKILSQSMLLELNQLGVEIGAHTMNHVKLAQVDNDKAITEVKKSKDTLEQVIGNKINSFSFPHGDYNSDVIDILSQTGFTNALTCINGYANNATSAFEIPRKYITYFDTLEKFKSKLN; encoded by the coding sequence ATGATAAACTCAAATAGCACAAACATAAACATACTATTATATCATCAAATTGGTGATGCTCCTGATTCTAAAACAAATCCTAATTGTTTTTGCAGCGTTAAAGAATTTTCTAATCAAATGTTTTTTCTTAAAAATTCTAATTACAAAGTGATATCCTTAAATGAAGCAATGGATATGATTTTAAAAATAAATAATATCGATGCAAATTATGTTGTTTTAACGTTTGATGATGGCTGTGAAAAGTTTTATGATGTCACTTTTCCAGTTTTAGAAAAATTCAATTTCCCTTCAACAATATATCCATTAGCCGGATTTTTGGGTAAACATGCCATAATAAACGGTCATGAATATAAAAGTCTTAAAATTCTTTCACAAAGTATGCTTTTAGAACTAAATCAACTGGGTGTTGAAATTGGTGCTCATACAATGAATCATGTTAAGTTGGCTCAGGTAGATAATGACAAAGCGATTACTGAAGTTAAAAAAAGTAAGGATACACTAGAGCAAGTTATAGGCAATAAAATCAATTCGTTCTCTTTTCCACACGGGGATTACAATAGTGATGTTATCGATATACTTTCTCAAACTGGTTTTACTAATGCCTTGACATGCATTAATGGTTATGCAAATAATGCAACATCAGCTTTTGAAATACCAAGAAAGTACATAACTTATTTTGACACGTTGGAAAAATTCAAATCTAAACTTAATTGA
- a CDS encoding SPASM domain-containing protein translates to MKDNIPYPIFEKISIEINSYCNRSCSFCTRTLDNREKVRMPEELVHKVLYELAAIKYNGRIAFHFFNEVFTDNRIFSFFEKCKELGLNNYLVTNGDFLKKHIVERLKTYNIKEFALSIYDWKTEEEFQEKCNYFLEELKLRDHNWEFYIIKGGDNFGNRAGYVSHKEETLSLPLTAACSKIENKIDIRYDGSVVICCLDYYAIHKIGDINKDNIIDIWYGDIRQKQISDLRKGLRKNYNLCSKCSDYIVEVKK, encoded by the coding sequence ATGAAAGACAATATTCCATATCCCATTTTTGAAAAAATCTCCATAGAGATTAACTCATACTGTAATAGATCATGTTCATTTTGTACCAGAACACTGGACAATCGAGAAAAGGTCCGCATGCCTGAAGAATTGGTTCATAAAGTGCTATATGAACTGGCAGCAATCAAGTATAATGGTCGTATTGCTTTTCATTTTTTTAATGAAGTTTTTACAGATAATCGAATATTTTCATTTTTTGAGAAGTGCAAAGAATTAGGTTTAAATAATTACTTAGTAACTAATGGAGATTTTTTAAAAAAGCACATTGTTGAACGCTTGAAAACATACAATATAAAGGAGTTTGCCCTTTCAATTTATGACTGGAAAACCGAAGAAGAGTTTCAAGAAAAATGTAATTACTTCTTGGAAGAACTCAAGTTACGTGACCATAATTGGGAATTTTACATTATCAAAGGCGGGGATAATTTTGGAAATAGAGCTGGTTATGTTTCTCATAAAGAAGAAACTTTGTCATTACCTCTTACTGCTGCTTGCTCTAAAATTGAAAATAAAATTGACATTAGATATGACGGCTCTGTTGTAATATGTTGCTTAGATTATTATGCAATACATAAGATAGGCGACATTAATAAGGATAATATAATTGATATATGGTATGGGGATATTAGACAAAAGCAAATTAGTGACCTGAGAAAAGGGTTGAGGAAGAACTACAATTTGTGTTCAAAGTGTTCAGATTATATTGTTGAAGTTAAAAAATAG
- a CDS encoding class I SAM-dependent methyltransferase, with translation MKVVNKLIEILKNIFFIPRNLAIITRQSNSIIKLENKLEAINQKLNELDIQSILQKLDTLSQNQANAANIKTKAPINLELNELVSKIQEGFENHFLQLESLLFIYNSLPNLKFLPATRGWAGSPDFLAKIVELILKEKPLFVLEAGSGVSSVIIGLALKLNNYGESISLEHDITYANITSENMGINELEMKSVVKHSPLIEYDNLEQKWKWYDINELKFSNKIDMLIVDGPPRITQELARYPAIPILHEYFSDRFTIFLDDSKRDDEAIIIQKWIVFLETNKYKVKIENFINYEKGMTILQVYRC, from the coding sequence ATGAAAGTTGTAAACAAATTAATAGAAATTCTGAAAAATATATTTTTCATACCAAGAAACTTGGCTATTATCACTAGGCAGTCGAATAGTATAATTAAATTGGAAAATAAATTAGAAGCAATAAATCAGAAGTTAAATGAATTGGACATACAATCAATTTTACAAAAGTTAGATACACTTTCACAAAATCAAGCAAATGCGGCAAACATCAAAACCAAAGCTCCAATTAATTTGGAGTTAAACGAATTAGTTTCCAAAATACAAGAAGGGTTTGAAAATCATTTTTTGCAGCTTGAATCACTACTCTTTATTTATAATTCTTTGCCTAATCTGAAGTTTTTACCTGCTACTAGAGGCTGGGCTGGGTCCCCGGATTTTCTTGCAAAGATTGTTGAGTTGATTCTAAAAGAAAAACCTCTTTTTGTTTTGGAAGCAGGCAGCGGTGTGTCATCAGTAATAATAGGATTAGCTTTAAAACTAAATAATTACGGTGAATCAATCTCCTTAGAACACGATATTACTTATGCAAATATTACAAGTGAAAATATGGGCATAAACGAATTAGAAATGAAATCTGTGGTGAAGCATTCTCCTCTCATAGAATACGATAACTTAGAGCAAAAATGGAAATGGTATGATATAAATGAACTAAAGTTTTCAAATAAAATTGATATGTTAATTGTCGATGGCCCACCTAGGATAACGCAAGAATTAGCACGTTATCCTGCAATCCCTATACTGCATGAATACTTCTCGGATAGATTTACGATTTTTCTAGATGATTCAAAAAGAGATGATGAAGCAATTATCATACAAAAATGGATTGTGTTCCTTGAAACAAATAAATACAAAGTGAAAATTGAAAACTTTATAAATTATGAAAAGGGTATGACTATTTTACAAGTTTATCGCTGTTGA
- a CDS encoding tetratricopeptide repeat protein encodes MAAKVWRCSVYAKFVIGYAYAKFLLPNKLIETNRMNNIMTLYLTLCAIVSFAQNQAIDSLQQALKNYDAKKLELHNDLLPDESDTLKVDILNKISWECIMVSDYLNAKKYADDALAISQLIGFKKGIANAYNTIGIIYNKLGNFPEGIKNYFAALKIREEIGDKKGVSASYNNIGNIYFEQGNYSEALKHYSASLKTKEETGDQKGIAISFNNIGNILKKQGNYSEALKNYFASSKIKEDVGDKKGIATSYNNIGVTYLDQGNYEEAIKYHLAALKLFDEIGDKEAIATSFINIGSIKIKIQEAREGKAWLLKGLKLGKEIAALPILRDSYEGLALADSALGNFKDAYENHKKYILYRDSLNNEEAIKKSLQTKMQFEFDKKEAETKAHTDSELKRQKLLRNVFLVGFIIVLLFAGVFFRQRNKTKKEKQRAEEEKKRSEDLLLNILPSEVAVEIKTSGTAKAKAFTMVTVMFTDFKDFTKVSEKISAELLVDEIHACFSAFDTILSKYNIEKIKTIGDAYLCASGLPVSNYTHALDMLNAAFEIRNYMLQRKKEKEAKGEISFELRIGIHTGPVVAGVVGVKKYAYDIWGDTVNIAARMEQSSEVGKINISGSTYELVKDKFKCEHRGKIQAKNKGEINMYFVEGMI; translated from the coding sequence TTGGCTGCAAAGGTTTGGCGGTGCAGCGTTTATGCCAAATTCGTTATCGGATATGCTTATGCGAAATTTCTTTTACCAAACAAACTGATTGAAACAAACAGAATGAATAATATCATGACTCTTTATTTAACCCTTTGCGCAATTGTTTCATTTGCACAGAATCAGGCAATTGATTCCCTTCAGCAGGCATTAAAAAATTATGATGCAAAAAAACTCGAACTGCACAATGACCTTTTGCCTGATGAAAGCGACACATTAAAGGTAGACATTTTGAATAAAATCAGTTGGGAATGCATAATGGTTTCTGACTACTTAAATGCTAAAAAATATGCTGATGATGCGCTCGCTATTTCGCAGCTTATTGGTTTTAAAAAGGGCATTGCCAATGCTTATAACACCATTGGAATTATCTACAATAAACTCGGCAATTTCCCAGAGGGGATTAAGAACTATTTTGCTGCATTGAAAATTCGCGAAGAAATAGGAGATAAGAAAGGTGTTTCTGCGTCTTATAACAACATCGGAAATATATATTTTGAACAGGGTAATTACTCGGAAGCGCTGAAGCATTATTCTGCTTCGTTAAAAACTAAGGAAGAAACCGGTGATCAAAAAGGCATTGCGATTTCTTTTAATAACATTGGTAATATATTAAAGAAGCAGGGCAATTATTCAGAAGCCCTGAAGAATTACTTTGCGTCTTCAAAAATAAAGGAAGATGTCGGGGACAAAAAAGGCATTGCGACTTCATACAACAACATTGGAGTAACTTATCTGGACCAAGGAAATTACGAAGAAGCGATCAAATATCACCTCGCTGCTTTGAAATTATTTGATGAGATCGGAGACAAAGAGGCAATTGCAACAAGCTTTATAAATATTGGAAGCATTAAAATTAAAATTCAAGAGGCAAGAGAAGGAAAGGCCTGGTTGTTAAAAGGCTTAAAACTTGGAAAAGAAATTGCTGCTCTACCGATATTAAGAGATAGCTATGAAGGACTTGCTCTAGCTGACAGTGCACTTGGTAATTTTAAAGACGCTTATGAAAATCATAAGAAATATATTCTATACCGAGATAGTTTAAATAATGAAGAAGCCATCAAGAAGTCACTTCAAACAAAGATGCAGTTTGAGTTTGATAAAAAGGAAGCCGAAACAAAAGCTCACACCGATTCTGAGTTAAAAAGACAAAAGCTACTGCGCAATGTTTTTTTGGTAGGTTTTATCATAGTGCTGCTATTTGCAGGAGTTTTTTTCCGTCAGCGTAATAAAACAAAGAAAGAAAAGCAAAGAGCAGAAGAAGAGAAAAAGCGAAGCGAAGATTTATTGCTAAATATTCTTCCCAGTGAAGTGGCCGTTGAAATTAAAACCTCAGGCACAGCCAAAGCAAAAGCATTTACCATGGTTACCGTCATGTTCACCGACTTCAAGGATTTTACCAAGGTGAGCGAAAAAATAAGCGCTGAACTGTTAGTGGACGAAATACATGCCTGCTTTAGTGCCTTTGATACTATCTTAAGTAAATACAACATTGAAAAAATAAAAACCATTGGCGATGCTTACCTCTGTGCAAGCGGTTTGCCAGTTAGCAATTACACTCATGCTTTGGATATGTTGAATGCTGCTTTTGAAATTCGCAATTATATGTTGCAGCGCAAAAAGGAAAAGGAAGCCAAAGGAGAAATTTCTTTTGAATTAAGAATAGGTATTCACACAGGTCCTGTTGTGGCGGGTGTGGTAGGCGTTAAGAAATATGCTTACGACATCTGGGGTGATACGGTTAACATTGCAGCCCGTATGGAACAAAGCTCAGAAGTAGGAAAAATAAACATTAGCGGTAGTACCTATGAATTGGTGAAAGACAAATTCAAATGCGAGCACCGCGGAAAAATTCAGGCGAAGAATAAGGGGGAGATTAATATGTATTTTGTAGAGGGAATGATTTGA